The nucleotide window TAGCGTGTTGAAAAGTACGGACAGTAATCATGGAAGCAAATAGCAAAAGAATAATTGCAGGCTATTTCGAATCGGCTGAAGGAAAAGAGGGGATGCTTCCAACAAATGAAGGATTAGTAACCGTACTGAGGCACGCAGCTCGGCACTAAGCCTTGGTTCATGAAGCGCGGTAGAACTTGGCATAATAATTGCTATTATTAAGAAAAAGGTTCGAAATTGTAACTTCAGATAGATAGGTTGATGTGGCAATTAGCCGTATATATTGGCACTTTAAAAAAAATAATACTTTCTTTATGAAAGAATATGTTGCTGGTGTCAATACTTAATCTGCTGGTAGAGCCTGCGCGTAGCGCTTACTTGAACAAAATGCCGGAGAGGGACCAGGCTTACTGCTCAGCCTTTTCGGAAGTTCCTGGTTCAGGAAAATTTAACTTTTTATTGGAGCTTTTTGGGTTAAAAAGCCTGGCCCCTCAGCTCCCCGTTCCATGCGGCTGCGCCGCGTTGTATTTGCCTTAAAAGTTTTAGATCGGTTACTTTTCGAGTTGATTCAATCAAAAAAAAGCAAAAAGTCCCTGATCGGAAACTTTTTGTTGCTTTTCGCTTATAAAGCCGCTAAAAGTATCCTATCGGAAACATTTATATGGGAGGCCAATTGAAACCTTCAACAAAAATTAATAATCCTAAAGAATTAGGGCAGCATCTCCTTAAAGAACGTAAAAGTCTCAAGCTGACTCAAAAGGAGATCTCAGAGTTTAGTGATGTTGGTAGAAAGTTTATTATAGAGCTTGAAAAAGGTAAGGCAACTGCTCAACTTGGAAAAGTATTTGAATTATTAAACAGTCTTGGTCTTGAACTCCATCTCATTAAACGTGGAGATCGCTGATATTGGATACCTTGAATGTTTTTTTTGAAAAAACCAGAGTCGGTTCCCTAAGCATTAATGACAGGAGGCAGTTTTCATTTCAATATTCTAAGAAATGGTTGACATCACCTGATGCGTTTCAAATATCAATTTCTTTGCCGATGCAGGAAGAAATTTTTCCACATAACAAAGTAAAATCATTTTTTTCCAATCTGTTACCTGAAGCTGCCGTTAGAATATTAATCGCGAAACAACTTGGAATTTCCGATAAAAATGATTTTATGCTTCTCAAACGTATTGGGGGAGAGTGTGCCGGGGCAATAACAATCCTACCTGATGCAGGAATACCTGAATCACCGGATCAATACACATATCGTCTTTTATCAGACGAACAATTGGCAGACCTGATAAAGGATATCCCCGCAAGACCTTTACTTGCAGGTCAGGAAGGTATCCGAATATCGCTTGCCGGGGCACAGGAAAAGCTGGCACTTTTCTACAATGATCCTTCATTTTATATCCCGGAAAATGGTGCGCCAAGTAACTTTATTTTAAAACCGAATATGGCGCATTTTCAGTTTTCCATTGAAAATGAATGCTTTTGTATGATGCTTGCCAACGCTGTTGGTTTGGCTGTCCCGCCTGTTATGATTGCTCGAAAACAAGATCAAAAGGTTCTGTTAATCAAAAGATATGACAGGATATTGGATAATAATATTCTCAAGCGTCTTCACCAGGAAGATTTTTGTCAGGCCATGGGGCTTTCACATGAACTGAAGTATCAGGCTGATGGTGGTCCTGGGCTTAAAGCATGCTTTGATCTCGTTCGATCATACTCTGCAAATCCGATTAAAGATTTTCAGCAGCTGATGCAATGGGTATTTTTTAATTATCTGATCGGGAATATGGATGGGCATGCAAAAAACTTGTCTTTTATATATCAGGCTAAACAAATTCGATTGGCACCTTTTTATGACATGTTGTGTACGGACATATATGATACCCTGTCACAAAAACTTGCTATGAAAATAGGTGGGGAGAACAGACCCGAATGGATAATGGAAAGACACTGGAAAGATTTTGCAGAAGAGATAAAAATAAGTCATCCGATTTTCAAGAAAAAATTATTGGATTTTTGTCTTAAAGTGACCAGTAAAATTGACAGTACATATGCGGACTTTATAAACAGATATCAGCAGAACAGCCTGTTAGAGGATATCACAGTTGTTATAAAGAAAAGATCGAATAGAACGCTTAAGCAATTCAATTCAACAAAAAAATAAACCGGGTATAACCGGTTTATTTTTGGTTTCCAGGCGGCTGCGACGCCTGGAATGCGTTGCTGACTTCGTCCAGCCCGGTCACCACACACCGATCAGTACCGCGTTAAGTGTAAACATTTTGAAGTAAAGTGTAGGTACAATGAATATTCGAAAATATGGTTCAGATCCATATAAATGCGTTGTAGTACATGGAGGTCCAGGTGCGCCAGGGAGTGCTTCATCACTTGCGCGTCAATTATCAACATATTGCGGCGTATTGGAACCATTTCAAACAGAAAAAACTGTTTTTGGGCAAGTAAATGAACTTTATAACCTGATTATTCATAATACTCGGCATCAAGTCTCCTTGTTTGGTCATTCTTGGGGTGCATGGATTGTTTTTTTGTTAGCATATAAACATCCTGAAATCATAAAGAAAGTCTTCTTAATTGGATCAGGGGTATTCGATATTTCTTATCTTCCCGAATTAGAAAGACGAAGATTAAGAGCAATGAATGAAAATGAGCAGATGGAATACAAACGGATCATATCATTATTATCTGAAGAGAATGAAAATAATAATAAAAACCTTAAACGTTTGGGTGAGCTATCGGAACAACTCCAATTGAGGGAGTGGTTGATCCAATAAAAGATAATATTAAAGATATCAAATGGTACGAAATACAAAAATGTGGTCACTCCCCCTGGAAAGAAAAATATGGGAAGGACGATTTTTTTAAAATTGTAAAAAATGAGCTCAATACATAAAAATAACTCCGGGTAGTTTTTCCATTGCCAGTCTTACTTTTTGCATTGAAGGATAAATATAGATTTCTGTTTTTGATTGAGCGACCCGCCACTCAGTGGCAAAGGAGTGCCGAAGCACATGGGGAGTTATCCTTTCTGTGATACCCGCTTTTTTGCAATACTGGCGCAGCTTTATTTGAACCCGGTCGGTTGATATGGCAGTTCCTTTTTCAATTGGGAACATAGGATCTTTTTTAAACTTTAATGTCTTGGGATGGGCCAGATATGCCACAAGGTTATCGTACAATTTATACACCACAAATAAGGCCCGCTGTTTCTTGTTTTTTCCTTTTTCCCTTAAAAGACCGATTTTAGACCCATGCCCAGGTTCAAAAGATCCAATGACAAGCCGGGTAAGTTCACTGACCCTCAAACCAAGCGCCCACAGTAACGATAGAATAAAGTCATTGCGGCTTTCCATTCTTTTTGGGAGAAAAGTTAAAAATTTCTGTTTGGGAGGTTCTCTATGCTTTTACTACAATTTTTACACCTTACAAATCCTTATTTTTTGCTAACCGCAGGGTTTGGGGGTTATACAGTAGAAAAAATGACCGGAAGAGCAATGAAAAAGAAATTTATAGTTGGCACAGTAAGCCTAATATTATTAACGGGGTGTACGGGGAGTATGCCAGATCTGGGGATAAATAATGGAGAGTTGACGCCGTGCCCGAAAACACCAAACTGTGTAAACAGTCAGGCGATTAGTGAAAAAAATTATATCCGGCCAATCCGTTACGCAGGAACACAACAGGAGGCGCGAGCCCGTCTCTTGCAGATATTAGAGTCTGAAAAGCGAACAAAGATTCTGACAGCCAAGAAGAATTATATTCGAGCAGAGTTCAAGTCGGCTTTGTTTCGATTTATTGATGATGTGGAGTTTTATTTCCCAAAAAAACAAACCGGCGAGGTGATCATTCATATCCGATCCGCTTCCCGCATCGGATATTCTGATCTTGGCGCCAACAGAAAACGAATCGAGCGGATTCGAAGTAAATTTTAAGATCGGGGGAAAAATGGTATTGATTCTTAACATTCTCTGGTTCATCTTTGGCGGCGGTTTTTTAGCTTGGCTGCTTTGGGTCCTTCTGGGCGGACTTCTTTTTATTACCGTGATTGGGATTCCTTTTGGCTATGCTGCATTCAGAATTGCCGGATTTGCGGCATTCCCGTTCGGCAAAGAGCTGGTGGATGCACGGCTTATAGATGAAAAAAGGATTGTCGGCACCTCACTTGCCAACTTCTTGTGGATTATTCTGGCCGGGATCTGGCTTGCCGTTTCCCATATCATTGCCGGAATAAGCCTTTGCCTTACCATTATCGGCATCCCCTTTGGATTTGCACACTTCAGGCTGGCCGGAGTCTGCTTTGCACCCTTAGGCAAAAAAGCTGTTCCCAGATAGCTGATTCCAGGAGGTATCCACACATAGTTCCAACAAACCAAATGAACCGCGCGAGCCGGTTATTTGGAAATGTTGTTTACAAATTGATCGGGTATGGAAGTGCTGACTTTTTAATAAAAATATTCCCGGATTTTATTAGCATACCAAACAAAAATTTCTGGTTTAACCCGTCAAGAGCTGAACTTACTATCAGAAAAGTATCAGGACAGACCTACTGAATATTATTTTTAACAAATATTCTCATAGGAATCATTTTTTTTTGCAATATATAAAGCAAGTATTTGTCATAACAAAATGCTGAATTCAAATGGACAGATGGACAGACAAGACTGAATTTGTGATGATCAGAAATGAAATCAAAATCATGACATACTCGACTTAATATAAAAATGATAACGGAAGGTGCTTACCACAGCCCCTCCAAAACACGAGAAAGGAGGTTAATACCAGTCTGAAACTTTTCATAATCCCCGTACTTGAGGATAGGCAATATATCAAAAATAAATTATAATAAACAGAAAGGAATTGAGTAAAAAATGAACAAAAAAATATCAATTATTATTCTATCCTTAATGTTGATAGTAGGATTTTCAGCATTAAGTTTTGCAGCCAAAGTACCCGCGCCTGCAAAAGGTGGAGAAGGATTCTCAGCCGTAAGCCTGGAACAAGCAAAGAAACTTCATGCAGACGGTGCAACAGTAGTTGCATGCCACAGTCATACAACTGATTTTATGAAGGGTCATCCTTCCGGAACAATTCACATCACTTGTCTGGTTCCAAAAGATCACAAACGCACGGACATGCCCTTGGATAAAGTTGATTTTGATCTGGCGCAACTGCCAAAGGACAAAAACACAGCAATTATAACCTATTGCGCCTCCAGCAATTGATGGAAATCATATCACGCTGCCAGGTTGGCAGTTGAAAATGGTTACAAAAATGTATACTGGATGAGAGATGGTATTAATGGTTGGAAAAAAGCAGGATTCCCGATTGTGGGAGATCAAAAGCTCCTTGAAGATCTTATTTCCTTAAACAAGACTGATTTTGCCCAATTGGTCATTGCCGAAAAAGAGGCAAGAAATCTGAAGAACTGCACCTTTGTCGATTTTCGGGATAAAACTAAATTTGACAAACATCATGTCAAGGATGCAAACCATGTTGATTACAGCGACATGTTCTCCAAACCCATGATGGAAGAACTGAACAAAAGCAACAGCCTTGTAATTATTCACGATGTCCCTGAAGTCGCAGGTGTCATTGCAGCAACGCTGAAACTTATGGATTACCCTGATATATATATCCTCCAATAAATGCCACGGGCAGACCTGGCCATTTTTTATAACAATCTGGCCACCTTGGTTTGCCCGCGACAAAACATGAAAGTATTGGTTTAAATTTTTTAAAACTTTCATATAAAAAAAAACAGGGATATTAATAAGTCGTTCTCAAAGTACGGGGATTATGATCATATCAACTTAATAGTCAGAACAGAAGCTGCATAAGACTATTACAATTTCCCAAAAAAATTATCCAACGGAAAGAATTCAGCAGACACAAAAAACCCACAATTAAAACAAAATCGCAAACAGGAGTTTTCAATGACAAAAGTAGCTATTATACGATGTGAAAAAAACCTGGACAGATGTCCTTTGACCAATTGTTTTAAATGCCTGGCAGAAAAAAAGGAGGGATTTTCAATTTACGATGATTGCACCCTGACAGGTGTTTTTAACTGCCAGTGCCCGGGTGATGTCTCGGTCAATTTATCCAAAATACTCAAATCCAAAGGAACTGAAGTTATTCACTTTTGCACCTGCACTTTTGCCAAAAAGACAGATGAGGGGTGGGTTGACAAAAACGGCGGATTTTGTGAAACTATCGATAACCTTATTGAACAGGTACATAACAAAACAGGCATTCACTGCGTGAAAGGCACGGCCCACCTTCCCAAAGATTATTCAATAAAGACATGGGGGGAGGTGTCTGCTTAAAAGCAATAACAACAAGGAATAACAATGGGGATCTTGAAATTTTCCGTACCGGAAATTTTTTTTGGGCGGGGCAGCTTGAAATATACAGGTATGTGCGCCCTGCGTCTTGGTGCGGAAAAAATATTTTTTGTCTCTGATCCTGGACTGGAAAAATCAGGATGGGTTGACCATGTTTTTAAAATTATCGACAAAGAACGCCTCAAGTGGGTTTACTATTCCGACATATCCTCCAACCCCCGGGACTGGCAGATAGAAAAAGGCGCTCTTTTATATAAAAAGCACGGCTGTGACGTGGTTATTGCCCTGGGTGGCGGAAGCCCCATGGATGCTGCCAAGGGCATCGCACTTGTTGCAAGCAACGGTGGCCGTGTCAATGATTACGAAGGGGCAAACCGCATAAAACACCCTCTTGCTCCAATGATTTTCATTCCTTCCACCGCCAGCAGCGGATCTGACATTTCACAATTTACCATTATCACGGACATGGAACGGCAGATCAAAATGTCGATCATCAGCCGGACTCTGGTGCCCAATATTTCCATTATCGATCCCACGCTTCTGACCACAAAATCCCGTGAACTGATCATTGCCGCTGCTGTGGATGCACTCTCCCATGCAATTGAGGCCCACGTCTCAAAGATTGCCTCACCCATGACGGAAGTCCACTCGCTTAAAGCCATTGAGCTTATTATCAAATATCTTCCCCTGGCCCTGGAAAGCCGTTCCATCGATCACCTGGAACAACTGAGCATGGCGGGGACATCCGCAGCCATAGCATTCAGCAATGCAAGCCTGGGACTTGACCATGCCCTTGCCCATACCCTTGGCGGTATGCTGGATACGGTACACGGTACGATCCACCCCATACTGCTTCCCCAGGTCATGCGGTATAATCTTTGTGAATGTACGGATAAAATCGCCCAGATCGGCAAGGTAGTGCTGGGCAAATCCCTGGCATCACCCGAAGCAACCGCCCTGGCAGGTATTGAAAAACTTGAAGCTTATTTCCAAAGCCTTAAAGTGTCCACACGATTGCGTGATATTGTGCCGGACCGATCAACATTACCCCAGATCTGCAAAATGGCCACATATGATTCATGTCTTTTGAGCAACCCGAGAACGGCAACGGTTGAAGATATGATGCAAATCTGCAATGGAGTTTGGTAATGACTACGCCCACAACCCTTGAGGATATCGTCGGTCTTGAATATACCAAACTGGGATTTTTCGGAGAGGTTAAAAACAAAGTGGCTGAACTCCAGGCAGCCAACCTCAAACTTGAGCGAAAACAGCGAAAACTCCAGGCTATTTTAGACGGCATCTCCGATGTCATGGCAATCATGTCATCGAATTTCACTATCATCTCCGTAAATGGTCTGTTCTCTGAAATTTTCAAATGTGAAAATCCGGAAGGACAATTGTGCTATGAAATCTTAAAAAACCGAAAAACTCCCTGTCCGGAATGTCCCATCATGACTGCCAAGAAGACAGGTAAAGTTTGCCGTCAACTGCTTGTTTATCCGATAAAAAACAAAAAACATCAATTTGAAGTTTCCGTATCTCCCATGGAGGACTCCAACAAAAAAATATTTCGGTTCCTTTTTCTCATGCGGGATGTGACCCGTGAGAAAGAGTTTCAGGAAAAATATTATTATTCAAAAAAAATGGCCACTGTGGGAGTCCTTGCAGCAGGGGTTGCCCATGAAATAAACAACCCGTTGACCTCCATCAGCGGATTTTCAGAAGGACTCAAGCGCCGACTGCCAAAACTTGCGCGCTGCATGGAAGATGACCCGGAAAGTCAGGAACTTATGGAGGATTTCAATGAATATATTGGAACCATTATTAACGAGTGCAACCGGTGCCGTGATATCGTAAAAAACCTGCTGACATTCAGCCCCAGGAAAAGAATAGATTTTACCCCGGTGAATTTGAAAAACCTGGTCACTGATGTTCTCAAACTGTTGTGCTACCGATTGAAGCAAAATCATTTGCTGAAAATCGAACTTAAATTTGACCCCGGCATTCAAATGGTTCGGGGCAATGCTGCCGAACTCAAACAGGTCCTGCTCAACATCATATGCAATGCCATTGACGCCGTTGAAAACGAGGGAAGACTTCAGATTTACACGGCAACGGAAAGCCGTTGGGTAACCCTTTCGGTCAAAGACAACGGCTGCGGCATTGCACAGGAAAACATGGACAGGCTGTTTGATCCCTTTTTCACCACAAAACCTGTGGACAAGGGAACCGGCATAGGACTGTCCACCTGTTATAATATTATCAAGCAGCATAAAGGGGAGATCTCCGTAACCAGCAAAGAATCAATGGGAAGCATTTTTAAAATCAAATTTCCTAACCCGGAATATGTGAAAAATGACTGACCAAACCAGCACAATGAATATTCTTGTGGTAGA belongs to Desulfobacula toluolica Tol2 and includes:
- a CDS encoding helix-turn-helix domain-containing protein; translation: MKPSTKINNPKELGQHLLKERKSLKLTQKEISEFSDVGRKFIIELEKGKATAQLGKVFELLNSLGLELHLIKRGDR
- a CDS encoding type II toxin-antitoxin system HipA family toxin, giving the protein MDTLNVFFEKTRVGSLSINDRRQFSFQYSKKWLTSPDAFQISISLPMQEEIFPHNKVKSFFSNLLPEAAVRILIAKQLGISDKNDFMLLKRIGGECAGAITILPDAGIPESPDQYTYRLLSDEQLADLIKDIPARPLLAGQEGIRISLAGAQEKLALFYNDPSFYIPENGAPSNFILKPNMAHFQFSIENECFCMMLANAVGLAVPPVMIARKQDQKVLLIKRYDRILDNNILKRLHQEDFCQAMGLSHELKYQADGGPGLKACFDLVRSYSANPIKDFQQLMQWVFFNYLIGNMDGHAKNLSFIYQAKQIRLAPFYDMLCTDIYDTLSQKLAMKIGGENRPEWIMERHWKDFAEEIKISHPIFKKKLLDFCLKVTSKIDSTYADFINRYQQNSLLEDITVVIKKRSNRTLKQFNSTKK
- a CDS encoding alpha/beta fold hydrolase, which produces MNIRKYGSDPYKCVVVHGGPGAPGSASSLARQLSTYCGVLEPFQTEKTVFGQVNELYNLIIHNTRHQVSLFGHSWGAWIVFLLAYKHPEIIKKVFLIGSGVFDISYLPELERRRLRAMNENEQMEYKRIISLLSEENENNNKNLKRLGELSEQLQLREWLIQ
- a CDS encoding tyrosine-type recombinase/integrase, producing the protein MRVSELTRLVIGSFEPGHGSKIGLLREKGKNKKQRALFVVYKLYDNLVAYLAHPKTLKFKKDPMFPIEKGTAISTDRVQIKLRQYCKKAGITERITPHVLRHSFATEWRVAQSKTEIYIYPSMQKVRLAMEKLPGVIFMY
- a CDS encoding DUF1499 domain-containing protein, which codes for MLLLQFLHLTNPYFLLTAGFGGYTVEKMTGRAMKKKFIVGTVSLILLTGCTGSMPDLGINNGELTPCPKTPNCVNSQAISEKNYIRPIRYAGTQQEARARLLQILESEKRTKILTAKKNYIRAEFKSALFRFIDDVEFYFPKKQTGEVIIHIRSASRIGYSDLGANRKRIERIRSKF
- a CDS encoding YccF domain-containing protein, translating into MVLILNILWFIFGGGFLAWLLWVLLGGLLFITVIGIPFGYAAFRIAGFAAFPFGKELVDARLIDEKRIVGTSLANFLWIILAGIWLAVSHIIAGISLCLTIIGIPFGFAHFRLAGVCFAPLGKKAVPR
- a CDS encoding rhodanese-like domain-containing protein, which codes for MNKKISIIILSLMLIVGFSALSFAAKVPAPAKGGEGFSAVSLEQAKKLHADGATVVACHSHTTDFMKGHPSGTIHITCLVPKDHKRTDMPLDKVDFDLAQLPKDKNTAIITYCASSN
- a CDS encoding rhodanese-like domain-containing protein, giving the protein MRDGINGWKKAGFPIVGDQKLLEDLISLNKTDFAQLVIAEKEARNLKNCTFVDFRDKTKFDKHHVKDANHVDYSDMFSKPMMEELNKSNSLVIIHDVPEVAGVIAATLKLMDYPDIYILQ
- a CDS encoding CGGC domain-containing protein, with protein sequence MTKVAIIRCEKNLDRCPLTNCFKCLAEKKEGFSIYDDCTLTGVFNCQCPGDVSVNLSKILKSKGTEVIHFCTCTFAKKTDEGWVDKNGGFCETIDNLIEQVHNKTGIHCVKGTAHLPKDYSIKTWGEVSA
- a CDS encoding iron-containing alcohol dehydrogenase produces the protein MGILKFSVPEIFFGRGSLKYTGMCALRLGAEKIFFVSDPGLEKSGWVDHVFKIIDKERLKWVYYSDISSNPRDWQIEKGALLYKKHGCDVVIALGGGSPMDAAKGIALVASNGGRVNDYEGANRIKHPLAPMIFIPSTASSGSDISQFTIITDMERQIKMSIISRTLVPNISIIDPTLLTTKSRELIIAAAVDALSHAIEAHVSKIASPMTEVHSLKAIELIIKYLPLALESRSIDHLEQLSMAGTSAAIAFSNASLGLDHALAHTLGGMLDTVHGTIHPILLPQVMRYNLCECTDKIAQIGKVVLGKSLASPEATALAGIEKLEAYFQSLKVSTRLRDIVPDRSTLPQICKMATYDSCLLSNPRTATVEDMMQICNGVW
- a CDS encoding two-component system sensor histidine kinase NtrB gives rise to the protein MTTPTTLEDIVGLEYTKLGFFGEVKNKVAELQAANLKLERKQRKLQAILDGISDVMAIMSSNFTIISVNGLFSEIFKCENPEGQLCYEILKNRKTPCPECPIMTAKKTGKVCRQLLVYPIKNKKHQFEVSVSPMEDSNKKIFRFLFLMRDVTREKEFQEKYYYSKKMATVGVLAAGVAHEINNPLTSISGFSEGLKRRLPKLARCMEDDPESQELMEDFNEYIGTIINECNRCRDIVKNLLTFSPRKRIDFTPVNLKNLVTDVLKLLCYRLKQNHLLKIELKFDPGIQMVRGNAAELKQVLLNIICNAIDAVENEGRLQIYTATESRWVTLSVKDNGCGIAQENMDRLFDPFFTTKPVDKGTGIGLSTCYNIIKQHKGEISVTSKESMGSIFKIKFPNPEYVKND